The proteins below are encoded in one region of Styela clava chromosome 4, kaStyClav1.hap1.2, whole genome shotgun sequence:
- the LOC120326658 gene encoding uncharacterized protein LOC120326658, translating into MSFSDKIDVIQNLLNSKQKLERDRGVIQLKQVVVSSQKPQTTTQNGNQAKNVDDLIVKLQKNFLSILSKAESTKEWEPIQGSLSGSKCIIDNLVQILTDDLIQELQKISERLLTHDEVRVRLAAGEVLGALCKHHGVETYSKCSDVVLNLINSNLHRDMEVGLEPDANDNTENMETTSGRKRGVSVDAATIYHESAGWRHLETSMKCLQFMIEGSGRNFNPYVTQDLLDLIFSALTHENRFVRETGYYVCASLVNIGQPDVNEESNPDHNSILKYGEQFSTYLAKGLADNWSQVRLASSTAARHFLMSIPDINIRKKFYPTLLPRLCLNRYYVADGVRIYSQETWRQLSEGKGREMVETYIDDVIEYYIKSTKADNHAVREAACACIAELGGKVNPQALKQHIVSLLNALLECFRDDSWPVRDAACVACGNFILNFAEEARNVKDELYQLFLTNMRDPISSVRQGAAVAVANYVKAYGEDALEKVIEEIKEGLKEIEKQPENTEKYSAIDKSPAQFGVVKKLRDNDVDLHTNQTMYSCGSLAPKMGRGRNVNSDKDTNKPSSGGGCSDCRFQRSSEPWERSDGCVFLISELLSNSEKQTADPELATRIANLLPLVVGAAKFRNFTQHSVFIETICRQLPIIGKRIGKRIFKSNLESFFDIIFYGLQSDVQLTSAAAEDCLLELATFLGPSILRGRIEQFNGRFLEEYDKINLRHYISDPGVGPNPGSQTPFPKPGFVPTFPTSSNNNGIPMTLPHFE; encoded by the exons ATgagtttttctgataaaattgatGTAATTCAAAATTTGCTAAATAGTAAGCAGAAATTGGAAAGAGATAGAGGAGTTATTCAATTGAAACAAGTTGTGGTATCATCACAAAAACCTCAAACCACCACTCAAAATG GAAATCAGGCGAAAAATGTTGACGATTTGATAGTCAAATTGCAGAagaattttttatcaattctttcGAAAGCTGAATCAACAAAAGAGTGGGAACCTATACAG GGTAGCCTCTCTGGCAGCAAATGTATTATTGACAATCTTGTGCAAATACTCACAGATGATCTGATACAAGAGCTACAGAAAATTTCTGAAAGGCTCCTTACGCATGATGAAGTTAGAGTCAGACTAGCTGCAG GAGAAGTCTTAGGTGCTTTGTGCAAGCATCATGGTGTGGAAACCTATTCTAAATGCTCTGATGTTGTATTGAATTTGATTAATAGTAATCTACATCGTGATATGGAAGTTGGCTTGGAACCTGATGCAAATGACAACACTGAAAATATGGAGACAACATCTGGTCGTAAAAGA GGTGTTTCAGTCGATGCTGCAACCATATATCATGAATCAGCAGGATGGCGTCACCTGGAAACAAGCATGAAATGCCTTCAGTTTATGATTGAAGGAAGTGGCAGAAATTTCAATCCTTATGTTACACAG GATCTTCTTGATTTGATATTCAGTGCATTGACTCACGAGAACAGATTTGTGAGAGAAACTGGTTATTATGTTTGTGCTTCATTAGTAAACATTGGACAACCTGATGTTAATGAAG AATCTAATCCAGATCACAATAGTATTTTGAAATACGGAGAACAGTTTTCTACGTATCTTGCAAAGGGCCTTGCCGATAACTGGTCACAG GTTCGACTTGCATCTTCAACAGCTGCAAGACATTTTTTGATGTCAATTCCTGATATTAATATCAGGAAAAAGTTTTATCCAACTCTTCTTCCCAGATTGTGCTTGAACCG ATACTACGTTGCAGATGGGGTTAGAATATATTCCCAAGAAACTTGGAGGCAACTCTCAGAAGGCAAAGGTCGTGAAATGGTTGAAACATATATTGACGACGTCattgaatattatataaaatcaaCAAAGGCAGATAATCATGCAGTTAGAGAAGCAGCTTGTGCTTGCATTGCTGAACTAGGAGGGAAG GTAAATCCACAGGCCTTAAAGCAACACATTGTATCATTGTTGAATGCATTATTGGAATGTTTTCGTGATGACAGTTGGCCAGTCAGAGATGCAGCATGTGTGGCTTGcggaaatttcattttaaattttgcag AAGAGGCAAGGAATGTGAAAGATGAACTGTATCAACTATTTCTAACAAATATGAGAGATCCTATATCATCGGTTAGGCAAGGAGCAGCGGTCGCAGTTGCGAATTATGTAAAAGCATATG GTGAAGACGCCCTAGAAAAAGTTATTGAAGAAATAAAAGAAGGCTTAAAAGAAATTGAGAAGCAGCCAGAAAATACTGAGAAATATTCTGCTATTGATAAATCACCTGCACAGTTTGGTGTTGTTAAGAAATTGAGAGACAACGATGTGGATCTACACACAAACCA GACAATGTACTCATGCGGGTCACTAGCTCCAAAAATGGGACGAGGAAGAAATGTAAATTCAGATAAAGATACAAATAAACCAAGCTCTGGTGGAGGGTGCAGTGATTGCAGGTTTCAGAGATCATCTGAACCTTGGGAGAGATCAGATGGTTGTGTTTTTCTCATTTCTGAATTGTTGTCTAATTCAGAAAAACAAACAGCGGATCCAG AACTTGCAACCCGAATTGCAAACCTTCTTCCACTAGTTGTTGGAGCagcaaaatttcgaaattttaCGCAGCATTCTGTTTTCATTGAAACTATTTGTCGGCAA CTTCCGATTATTGGCAAACGAATTGGAAAAAGGATTTTCAAATCTAATTTGGAGTCATTTTTTGACATCATTTTCTATGGTCTG CAAAGTGATGTCCAATTAACAAGCGCTGCTGCGGAAGATTGTCTACTGGAGTTGGCAACTTTTCTAGGGCCATCAATATTAAGAGGGAGAATTGAGCAGTTTAATGGAAG attccTTGAAGAATATGATAAGATTAATCTTAGACATTACATAAGTGACCCTGGAGTTGGGCCCAATCCTGGAAGTCAGACTCCTTTCCCAAAGCCAGGGTTTGTTCCTACATTTCCAACTTCATCCAATAACAATGGCATTCCCATGACACTGCCTCATTTTGAATAA